The Dehalococcoidia bacterium genome segment TGTTGGCGCTTGTTTTGGCGCTAAATTCGACCCGCCAGCCGATTCACTCAGACTTTAAACTTCGCAGCATAATATCAGGGTGACTCAATCAGAATTCCGATACCGGCTTTTTGCAGGGACGCCAAAAATAGCTTGCTGGGATGGAGTCTCCTCCGACGTCAGATGCGCCTGAGAGGAGGATGGATTTCTACGGAGAATTGAGTGGCGCGACACTTTGATCAGAGGTTTTTTCGGCCGTTGTCGAGGAGATTTGGCTTAAGAAGGAAGGATGTCATCGCAGAGAGGGCCGCGATCGCTGAAAATATGTTCAACAACTGTGCATAGTGTTTAGCTTCCACCAATGGCCAGCTTACTTACCGAGGGACAATCGCATATTTTGATTCATCATGGCTGCCGTAGATACCTTTCCAACTACTTTCTCGCTTCATGACGAGAATTACACACAGAAATACCTTTCCGACTTCATCCATCAAGGAAGTCCATCTGCTTGGGAAGGAGATCAGGGGTGGATTGAGTTGGACGCACATCCCCTTTTGTCATCGATTGTTGCCTGACAGTCTCCATCCTCAAGGCAAAAGTAATTGAAAAAGTTCTGCCTATCGTACCCTCAGGCCCACCATTTGTGGTAAAAATCCACCAAATGTTGGTAATTTGCCAATAGAAGTTGGCGACACCAGCTATCCAAGACACTTCGTCTTAATCATCTGACCCCTCTTCCAATTCCCCATTGCCCTCAATGATTGATGGCTCCGTCTCGGGCAAAGCCGCTCTCTGGACAACATAGGTGGCCTTTGTCAGGCAGTTTCGCACCTCCCAGAACAGTCTGGATCGAGTCTCCAAAAGGGGGATACCTTTTGCTGAGACAGACAGCCAAGGTAGTAGTCTGTGCCCTTCCGTGGCTACAGTGAATGTCATTGCCTTTTTGGAGCGATAGCAATCGGGGTATTTTGTTCATCATCACCAAGTAACCTTACTACAAGATTGACAGAAAAGGGCCATCTATCGTAAAGTATCAAATACCGCTCAAGTATCTATCTTACTCAGCGTAATACTCATTGATGTTACACAATATCATATGTATAATATATAGTATACAATCCAAATCTGGGGGGGGTCCGATGGTCAAAAAAGTGATACAGGTTCCTGTTGATGAAGAGTTACTTAAGGCCTTGGATCGGCTATCCGATAAGCAACGCATGGCTAGGTCGGAACTGATTCGCCAAGCCTGTCAACGTTACTTAAGACAGGTGGAGTATGATGAGCTAGACAGACTCTATCAAGATGGGTACGAGAAAATGCCAGAAGATCCAGAGATGGGAGAAGTCCAGATAACTTTGGCATCGAAAATTTTGCCCAAGGAGTCGTGGTAGATGCGACGTGGCGAGATATGGTGGACTGAACTACCCCCACCTATGGGCAGACGCCCAGCTCTTCTACTGTCTAGGAATACTGCCTACAGAGTGAGAACTTCGGTGACGGTTGCCGTGGTCACTCGGACCATCCGTGATATTCCGGTAGAAGTACTGCTTGGGTCAGAAGATGGTATGCCGACACGATGTGCGGTGAACTTAGACAGTATCATCACCGTCCCCAAGGACAAGTTAATAGAGCGCCTAACTACACTGACCGATGAAAAAATGATCATGGTCACAAAAGCAATCATCTTTGCCCTCGACCTGAGGGTTTGAGGTCTGATTATCTTATGAGATAGCCTCCTCACTGTAAACCATGAAGGTAAACTCAGATGGAACTGCTGCCTTCGGGGTAGATATGACGGACGGTGACGCGAGAGAGCTCGAACGCGTGCGGCGGCAGTTGAGGGAACTGAAAGCCGAGAGGGACCGACTGCTCGCTCAGAATGTTGGTCTACTCCATGATTTGAAGAGCCTACAAGAATCAATCCATCCGATTCAGACAGTATCTATGAGTGCAGCCTCAGATCCAGTAGATGTTGCCGCCAAACCAGCTGTCGCCATCCCAACAGTCAACGATCAGTCGTCTTTGTCGCAGAAAATACGGCTGTTTCGCTCCCTATTTCGTGGACGGGAGGATGTGTTTGCGAAGCTTTGGCGGAGTCGGCAGGGCAACAAAATGGGCTATAGTCCGGCCTGTACCCGTGAATGGAATCCAACATTCTGTGGCAAACCGAGGATCAGGTGTGGTAACTGCCCCAATCGGGACTTTTCTCCAGTAACCGATGAGGTGATTCAGAAGCATTTGGAAGGGAAACATACCGTTGGGCTTTACCTTCTGTTGCCAGAAGAAACTTGTCACCTATTGGCTGTCGATTTCGACAAACAATCTTGGATGGAGGATGCCGCTGCATTTCTAGAGACTTGCCGCCGCATGGACGTTCCGGCTGCGATTGAGCGATCTCGGTCAGGGAACGGTGCGCATGTCTGGATATTCTTCTCCCAGGCGGTCTTGGCCTCAGCGGCGCGCAAGCTCGGTTGCTATCTGCTGACTGAGACTATGGCACATCGCCATCAAGTGGGGATGGATTCCTATGATCGGCTTTTCCCCAATCAGGATACCCTTCCCAAGGGAGGTTTCGGTAACCTTATTGCCTTGCCACTTCAAAAGGGATCGGTGGATAAGGGCAATACCGTCTTCTTGGATGGGAGCTTTAGTCCCTACAGAGATCAATGGGCTTTCTTGAATTCCCTCTCCCGGATGGAAGCGTCCGCCCTCGACAAAGTAGCCCGCGAAGCGGTTCGTAGCGGACACGTAATAGGAGTGCGGATGCCGTCAATGGATGAAGAGGACCAGCCGTGGGCTATAGTGCCCTCGAGGAGACCGCAAGAATCGCTTCTGGCTGGCCCCTTTCCGGCCAGGGTGAGGATAGTAATTGGCAACCTCATCTACGTCGAGAAAGAAGGGCTGCCCTCGCCGTTGCTCAATCGGATCAAACGACTCGCAGCTTTTCAGAACCCGGAGTTCTATAAGAAACAGAGCTTACGTCTATCTACTGCTTTGACCCCGAGGGTGATCTGTTGTGCCGAGGAGTTTCCCATGCATCTGGGTATTCCGCGTGGCTGCCTTGACGAACTAGAGAAGTTGTTGGGGAGTGTCGGTATTAAGCCGGATGTGGTGGATGAACGTTTCCGGGGCACGGATATTGAAGTCACGTTTCACGGTCAGCTCACCTCAGCACAGGAGAC includes the following:
- a CDS encoding DEAD/DEAH box helicase family protein — encoded protein: MKVNSDGTAAFGVDMTDGDARELERVRRQLRELKAERDRLLAQNVGLLHDLKSLQESIHPIQTVSMSAASDPVDVAAKPAVAIPTVNDQSSLSQKIRLFRSLFRGREDVFAKLWRSRQGNKMGYSPACTREWNPTFCGKPRIRCGNCPNRDFSPVTDEVIQKHLEGKHTVGLYLLLPEETCHLLAVDFDKQSWMEDAAAFLETCRRMDVPAAIERSRSGNGAHVWIFFSQAVLASAARKLGCYLLTETMAHRHQVGMDSYDRLFPNQDTLPKGGFGNLIALPLQKGSVDKGNTVFLDGSFSPYRDQWAFLNSLSRMEASALDKVAREAVRSGHVIGVRMPSMDEEDQPWAIVPSRRPQESLLAGPFPARVRIVIGNLIYVEKEGLPSPLLNRIKRLAAFQNPEFYKKQSLRLSTALTPRVICCAEEFPMHLGIPRGCLDELEKLLGSVGIKPDVVDERFRGTDIEVTFHGQLTSAQETAVSDLIRHDNGILVAPSGSGKTVVGIYMIAARRTSTLVLVHRRPLLEQWRVQLASFLGVDPLTIGQIGGGKDRRSGLVDVAMIQSLIKKGAVENIVAEYGQVIVDECHHLPAVTFEQILRQVRARYVIGLTATPYRRDGHQPILLMQCGPVRHVIDQRDKRHQGLLYHHLICRDTGFTLPPQEDETSIHDIYAALVADETRNLLILNDLLQAVHNVIVLRGGMGVRQRRAVVEQMAAIPDGEERVLLATGRYIGEGSDDIRLDTLFLAMPISWKGTLVQYAGRLHRLHPGKVEVRIYDYVDSSSTMLLRMFQKRLRGYRAMGYEQDNPET
- a CDS encoding type II toxin-antitoxin system PemK/MazF family toxin produces the protein MRRGEIWWTELPPPMGRRPALLLSRNTAYRVRTSVTVAVVTRTIRDIPVEVLLGSEDGMPTRCAVNLDSIITVPKDKLIERLTTLTDEKMIMVTKAIIFALDLRV
- a CDS encoding ribbon-helix-helix domain-containing protein, with product MVKKVIQVPVDEELLKALDRLSDKQRMARSELIRQACQRYLRQVEYDELDRLYQDGYEKMPEDPEMGEVQITLASKILPKESW